From Flavipsychrobacter sp., a single genomic window includes:
- the rplO gene encoding 50S ribosomal protein L15, whose amino-acid sequence MQLHNLKPAKGATHRTKRVGRGEGSGLGVTAGKGNKGQQSRAGYKSKIGFEGGQMPLQRRSPKRGFKNRNRIEYKVFNLNQVDELVAKYGIVEFSLENLYINGLIAQTDLVKILSNGEIKSKVTFKVNAVSANAKKAIEAAGGTIELV is encoded by the coding sequence ATGCAATTACACAATTTAAAACCAGCAAAAGGCGCTACACACAGAACTAAAAGAGTAGGTCGTGGTGAAGGTAGTGGTCTAGGTGTTACAGCTGGTAAAGGTAACAAAGGTCAACAATCTCGTGCAGGTTACAAGAGCAAAATAGGTTTCGAAGGTGGTCAAATGCCTTTGCAACGTCGCTCTCCAAAGCGTGGCTTTAAGAACAGAAACCGTATTGAGTATAAAGTATTCAACCTTAATCAAGTAGATGAGCTAGTAGCTAAGTATGGTATTGTGGAGTTTTCTTTAGAAAATTTGTATATCAACGGTCTTATTGCTCAAACGGATCTAGTGAAAATATTGAGTAACGGAGAGATCAAATCTAAGGTTACTTTTAAAGTAAATGCTGTAAGTGCTAATGCCAAAAAAGCTATCGAAGCAGCTGGTGGTACAATAGAGTTAGTATAA
- the rpmC gene encoding 50S ribosomal protein L29, translated as MANTSKSQVQEYSSMDDQALADKITEEEVRLKKLKFSHAVNPIENPLVIRQLRRSIARMKTIQNSRTSSSK; from the coding sequence ATGGCCAACACAAGTAAATCGCAGGTTCAGGAGTATAGCTCAATGGATGATCAGGCATTAGCTGACAAGATCACGGAAGAAGAGGTAAGACTGAAGAAATTGAAATTCAGCCATGCTGTTAATCCAATAGAAAACCCGCTTGTAATACGTCAATTACGTCGCAGCATTGCACGTATGAAAACGATACAGAATAGCAGAACATCTAGTTCAAAATAA
- the rpmD gene encoding 50S ribosomal protein L30 encodes MAKYKVTQIKSGIDRPERQKRTLVALGLRKLNASVEVDGDSAHVMGMVKKVSHLVKVEEVK; translated from the coding sequence ATGGCTAAGTATAAAGTAACACAAATCAAAAGCGGTATTGATCGTCCTGAGCGTCAAAAGCGTACACTTGTAGCATTAGGTCTTCGTAAGCTTAACGCTAGTGTAGAAGTAGATGGCGATAGCGCACACGTAATGGGAATGGTTAAAAAAGTTAGCCATTTAGTGAAGGTTGAAGAAGTAAAATAA
- the rpsC gene encoding 30S ribosomal protein S3: MGQKANPIGNRLGIIRGWDSMWYSSKKDYGQKLVEDHKIRTYLNARINKGGVSRIVIERTLGKLIVTIHTSKPGIIIGKGGSEVDRIKEELKKLTDKEDVQINIMEIRRPELDAQIVAETIARQLESRVSYKRAIKMAISTAMRMGAEGIKIKVGGRLNGAEIARSEEFKQGRTPLHTFRMDIDYASVFALTVYGKIGIKVWICKGEVLGKRDLNPNFSAGSDRRGGGERSGGNDRGGRGRGGRGGRRN; the protein is encoded by the coding sequence ATGGGTCAAAAAGCAAATCCTATAGGTAACAGGTTGGGAATCATCCGCGGATGGGACTCAATGTGGTATAGCTCAAAGAAGGATTATGGTCAGAAACTAGTAGAAGATCATAAAATCCGTACTTACCTGAACGCACGTATCAACAAAGGTGGTGTTTCTCGCATCGTCATTGAGCGTACTCTAGGTAAACTTATTGTTACTATACATACTTCTAAGCCTGGTATCATAATAGGTAAAGGTGGTTCTGAAGTTGATCGTATCAAAGAAGAACTGAAGAAGTTGACGGACAAGGAAGATGTTCAGATCAACATTATGGAGATTCGTCGTCCTGAACTTGATGCACAGATCGTTGCTGAAACTATAGCACGTCAATTAGAAAGCCGTGTTAGTTATAAGAGAGCTATTAAAATGGCTATCTCTACTGCAATGAGAATGGGTGCTGAAGGTATCAAAATTAAAGTTGGTGGACGTTTGAATGGTGCGGAAATTGCTCGTTCTGAAGAGTTTAAACAAGGACGTACTCCATTACATACATTCCGTATGGATATCGATTATGCATCAGTATTTGCATTAACTGTATACGGTAAGATCGGTATCAAAGTATGGATTTGTAAAGGTGAAGTATTAGGAAAGCGTGACCTTAACCCTAACTTCTCAGCAGGTTCTGATCGTCGTGGTGGCGGTGAGCGTAGCGGAGGAAATGATAGAGGTGGTCGTGGACGCGGTGGACGTGGTGGACGTCGTAATTAA
- the rplV gene encoding 50S ribosomal protein L22, translating to MEAVARLRNYPTSPRKMRLLADLIRGMDVEKALNTLKFSTKHPSVPLEKLVLSAVANWGNKNEGIDVADANLYIKTIFVDGGRVLKRMQPAPQGRAYRIRKRSNHVTVIVDSRNPVAAPVATETNEEN from the coding sequence ATGGAAGCTGTAGCTCGTTTACGTAACTATCCTACATCGCCGCGCAAGATGCGTCTTTTGGCTGATTTGATACGTGGTATGGATGTTGAAAAAGCGCTAAACACATTGAAGTTTAGTACTAAGCACCCTTCAGTGCCTTTAGAAAAACTTGTACTTAGTGCAGTAGCTAACTGGGGCAACAAGAATGAAGGTATAGATGTTGCTGATGCTAATTTGTACATCAAAACAATATTTGTAGATGGTGGTCGTGTTTTGAAACGTATGCAACCTGCACCGCAAGGTCGTGCATATAGAATCAGAAAGCGTAGCAACCATGTTACTGTTATTGTAGATAGCCGTAACCCTGTTGCTGCTCCGGTAGCAACTGAAACAAACGAAGAAAACTAA
- the rplF gene encoding 50S ribosomal protein L6 produces the protein MSRIGNSPISIPSGVTITVAEGNVVTVKGPKGELKETIDSDMVLEVADGTLTIKRPSEQIRHRAVHGLSRALVANMVTGVTEGFKKELDLVGVGYRAAVQGQTLDMSLGYSHNIVFELPKEVKAEAEMKKGVPPRITLESIDKQLVGQVAAKIRSLRKPEPYKGKGVRYVGEYIRRKAGKSAAK, from the coding sequence ATGTCTCGTATAGGTAATAGTCCAATTTCAATTCCAAGTGGTGTAACTATCACAGTTGCTGAGGGCAATGTGGTTACAGTAAAAGGACCTAAAGGTGAATTAAAAGAAACTATCGATAGCGATATGGTTCTTGAAGTAGCTGACGGTACTTTAACTATCAAGCGCCCGTCTGAGCAGATCCGTCACCGTGCAGTGCATGGTTTAAGTCGTGCTCTTGTTGCTAACATGGTTACAGGTGTAACTGAAGGCTTTAAGAAAGAGCTTGACCTTGTAGGTGTAGGTTATCGTGCTGCAGTTCAAGGTCAGACTTTAGATATGTCTCTAGGTTATTCTCACAACATCGTGTTTGAACTACCTAAAGAAGTTAAAGCTGAGGCTGAAATGAAGAAAGGTGTTCCTCCAAGAATTACGCTTGAGTCTATAGATAAGCAACTTGTTGGTCAAGTAGCTGCTAAGATCCGTAGCTTACGTAAGCCTGAGCCTTACAAAGGAAAGGGTGTGCGTTATGTTGGTGAATACATTCGTCGTAAAGCTGGTAAGTCTGCAGCTAAGTAA
- the rplX gene encoding 50S ribosomal protein L24 — protein sequence MKNRFQPKFNIRKGDNVIVIAGNDKDNNTPHKVLAVYPHAARVLVEGVNIVTKHLKPNAQNPQGSIVKEEAPIHISNVMLWDAKAKSATRIKRERTNGKIVRISKKSGEEIK from the coding sequence GTGAAAAACAGATTTCAACCAAAATTCAATATCAGAAAAGGCGATAATGTTATCGTTATAGCTGGTAATGATAAGGATAACAACACACCACACAAGGTTTTGGCTGTATATCCACACGCTGCTCGTGTATTGGTAGAAGGTGTAAATATTGTTACAAAACACCTTAAGCCAAACGCTCAGAACCCACAAGGTAGCATCGTGAAAGAAGAAGCACCTATACATATATCTAATGTTATGCTTTGGGATGCTAAAGCCAAGTCTGCTACACGTATCAAGCGTGAGCGTACTAATGGAAAAATTGTTCGTATATCTAAAAAGTCTGGGGAGGAAATTAAATAA
- the rplR gene encoding 50S ribosomal protein L18 yields MSLDQKVVRRQKLRWRIRTNVKGTAQKPRMSVFRSNKDIYVQLIDDVTGTTLASANSRQKDIAAQSGNKVEKAAMVGKAIAAAAKEVGVEQCVFDRGGYLYHGRVKSLADGAREGGLKL; encoded by the coding sequence ATGTCTCTTGATCAAAAAGTAGTTCGTCGTCAAAAATTACGCTGGCGTATACGTACCAATGTAAAAGGTACAGCACAAAAGCCTCGTATGTCTGTATTCCGTAGTAATAAGGATATATACGTACAACTTATAGATGATGTAACTGGTACAACATTGGCTTCTGCTAATTCTCGTCAGAAGGATATTGCTGCACAAAGTGGTAATAAAGTAGAAAAGGCTGCTATGGTGGGTAAAGCAATTGCTGCTGCTGCTAAAGAAGTAGGGGTAGAACAATGTGTTTTCGACCGTGGTGGTTACTTATACCATGGCCGTGTTAAATCATTAGCTGACGGTGCACGTGAAGGTGGATTGAAGCTATAA
- the secY gene encoding preprotein translocase subunit SecY, whose amino-acid sequence MKKLITTLKNIWSIEELRKRILFTLMLILVYRVGSFITLPGIDPNKLLLEGSQQGLLGLFNMFAGGSFSRASIFALGVMPYISASIFMQLAGIVVPQIAKLQKEESGRRKLNQWTRYLTVIVTAFQASAYVTYLLNQSGGAIVQEYQGVLFWLSTTVVLTAGTLFVMWLGERITDKGIGNGVSLLIMVGILARLPDSLVQEFAAKNLGGAGGLLIFLIEMAFFIAVIVGLIMLTQGVRKIPLNFARRVVGGGNTAREIAGGARDFIPLKVNAAGVMPIIFAQAIMFIPATLAGFAEGNETASGFIAQLRDNTSLWYNVVYAILVIAFTYFYTALTVNPTEMADNLKRNNSFIPGVKPGEPTANYIATVMDRITLPGSIFLALAGILPGIAALFGITRGFADFFGGTSMLIGVAVILDTLQQIESHLLMRQYDGLMKTGRISGRKQAASV is encoded by the coding sequence GTGAAGAAACTAATTACAACGCTTAAGAACATTTGGAGCATAGAAGAGCTACGTAAGCGTATTTTATTTACCCTAATGCTTATACTAGTTTACCGTGTAGGTAGCTTTATAACATTACCAGGAATAGACCCTAACAAATTATTATTAGAGGGTAGTCAACAAGGTCTTTTGGGACTATTTAACATGTTTGCAGGTGGTTCGTTCAGTCGTGCCTCCATTTTTGCATTAGGTGTTATGCCGTATATCTCGGCGTCTATCTTTATGCAGTTGGCTGGTATAGTTGTACCACAAATTGCTAAACTACAAAAAGAAGAAAGCGGTAGAAGAAAATTAAACCAGTGGACACGTTACCTGACTGTTATCGTAACAGCTTTTCAGGCAAGTGCATATGTAACTTACCTACTTAACCAAAGTGGTGGTGCTATAGTTCAGGAATATCAAGGTGTTCTATTCTGGTTGTCTACAACAGTAGTACTTACAGCAGGTACATTATTCGTAATGTGGTTGGGTGAGCGTATTACTGATAAAGGTATTGGTAACGGTGTTTCTTTATTAATCATGGTGGGTATCCTTGCCCGTCTTCCAGATTCACTAGTTCAGGAATTTGCAGCTAAAAACTTAGGTGGTGCAGGTGGTCTTTTGATATTCTTGATAGAGATGGCTTTCTTCATTGCAGTCATAGTAGGTCTTATCATGCTTACACAAGGTGTACGTAAAATACCTCTAAACTTTGCACGCCGAGTAGTAGGTGGTGGTAACACGGCTCGTGAGATAGCTGGTGGTGCTCGTGATTTTATTCCGTTGAAAGTGAATGCTGCTGGTGTAATGCCTATCATCTTTGCTCAGGCTATCATGTTCATACCAGCTACATTAGCAGGTTTTGCAGAAGGTAATGAGACTGCTTCAGGTTTTATAGCTCAGCTAAGAGATAATACCTCTTTATGGTATAATGTAGTATATGCTATACTAGTTATTGCATTTACTTATTTCTATACAGCTCTTACTGTGAACCCTACAGAGATGGCTGATAACTTAAAGCGTAACAACAGCTTTATACCAGGTGTAAAACCAGGTGAGCCTACAGCAAACTACATTGCTACTGTAATGGATCGTATCACACTTCCTGGTTCAATATTCCTTGCGCTAGCAGGTATACTACCGGGTATTGCAGCTCTATTTGGTATTACAAGAGGTTTTGCAGACTTTTTCGGTGGTACTTCAATGCTGATCGGTGTAGCTGTAATCTTAGATACATTACAACAAATTGAAAGCCACTTGTTAATGCGTCAGTATGATGGTTTGATGAAAACTGGTCGTATCTCAGGACGTAAGCAAGCAGCTTCTGTATAA
- the rpsN gene encoding 30S ribosomal protein S14 has product MARQSVKARQRKREAMVAKYAEKRAELKAAGDYAALDKLPKNASPVRLKNRCQLTGRPKGYMRQFGISRNVFRDMALDGKIPGVRKASW; this is encoded by the coding sequence ATGGCTAGACAATCAGTAAAAGCCCGCCAACGCAAACGCGAAGCAATGGTAGCGAAGTATGCTGAAAAGCGTGCTGAACTTAAAGCCGCAGGAGATTACGCTGCACTAGACAAATTACCGAAGAACGCTTCTCCGGTACGTTTGAAAAACAGATGCCAGCTTACAGGTCGTCCTAAAGGTTATATGCGTCAGTTCGGTATTTCACGTAACGTATTCCGCGACATGGCTTTAGATGGCAAAATACCAGGTGTTCGTAAAGCAAGCTGGTAA
- the rplP gene encoding 50S ribosomal protein L16, with the protein MLQPKKTKHRKAHKGRIRGNAQRGATIAFGSFGLKALEPKWITNRQIEAARQAMTRHMKREGNVWIRIFPDKPVTAKPAEVRMGKGKGSLDYWAAVVKPGRIMFEMDGVPRAIAEEALRLAAQKLPIKTKFVVRRDYNGA; encoded by the coding sequence ATGTTACAACCTAAAAAAACGAAACATAGGAAAGCCCATAAAGGTAGAATCAGAGGTAACGCACAACGTGGTGCTACTATTGCATTCGGTTCTTTCGGACTAAAAGCATTGGAGCCTAAGTGGATTACAAACCGCCAAATTGAGGCAGCTCGTCAGGCAATGACGCGTCACATGAAGCGTGAGGGTAACGTTTGGATCAGAATATTCCCTGACAAGCCTGTAACTGCTAAACCAGCCGAAGTACGTATGGGTAAAGGTAAAGGTAGCTTGGATTACTGGGCAGCTGTAGTGAAGCCGGGACGTATTATGTTCGAAATGGACGGTGTTCCGAGGGCAATAGCAGAAGAAGCATTAAGACTTGCTGCACAAAAGCTTCCTATTAAAACGAAATTTGTTGTTCGTAGAGACTATAACGGAGCGTAA
- the rpsE gene encoding 30S ribosomal protein S5: MSNSNTNRIKAGDLELTEKVVSINRVVKTTKGGRAFSFSALVVVGDGKGVVGHGLGKAKEVQEAITKGIDDAKKNLIKVPVMHGTIPHAQLSKQGAAKVLIKPAAHGTGVIAGGSMRAVLEAAGITDVLTKNLGSANPQNVVKATFTALATLREPVKVARDRNVSLKKVFNG; the protein is encoded by the coding sequence ATGTCTAACTCAAATACAAATCGCATAAAAGCTGGAGATCTTGAACTAACGGAGAAAGTAGTTTCGATAAACCGTGTTGTGAAAACAACTAAGGGTGGTCGTGCTTTTAGCTTCTCTGCATTAGTAGTAGTAGGAGATGGTAAAGGTGTTGTAGGTCACGGTCTTGGTAAAGCGAAAGAAGTACAAGAAGCAATCACTAAAGGAATAGATGATGCTAAGAAGAACTTGATCAAAGTTCCTGTTATGCACGGTACTATACCTCATGCTCAGCTTTCAAAGCAAGGTGCTGCTAAGGTTTTAATTAAGCCTGCTGCACACGGTACAGGTGTAATTGCTGGTGGTAGCATGCGTGCTGTTTTAGAAGCTGCTGGTATCACTGACGTACTTACAAAGAACCTAGGTTCTGCTAACCCACAAAACGTGGTTAAAGCAACATTTACTGCTCTAGCAACTTTGCGTGAGCCTGTTAAAGTAGCAAGAGATCGTAACGTAAGCCTTAAGAAAGTATTCAACGGATAA
- the rpsQ gene encoding 30S ribosomal protein S17, with translation MSTTTETKTEATNKPLSRRFRKSRIGLVTSDKMDKTITVTVLRKVKHPIYGKFVKKSNKFHAHDENNTAGVGDTVRIMETRPLSKTKRWRLVEIIEKAK, from the coding sequence ATGTCAACAACGACTGAAACAAAAACAGAAGCAACGAATAAGCCTTTATCAAGAAGGTTTAGAAAATCACGTATAGGTTTAGTGACTAGTGATAAAATGGATAAAACCATCACTGTTACAGTTTTACGTAAAGTAAAACACCCTATATACGGTAAGTTCGTTAAGAAGTCGAACAAATTCCACGCTCATGATGAGAACAACACTGCTGGTGTTGGTGATACAGTACGTATCATGGAAACTCGACCTTTAAGCAAAACTAAGCGCTGGCGCCTAGTAGAAATAATTGAAAAAGCTAAGTAA
- the map gene encoding type I methionyl aminopeptidase, with the protein MIHIRTKEEIEIIRRNALMVTATLTEVAAFLRPGITTRSIDEMAETFIRDNGGIPSFKGYGPEYSPFPSSLCISVNEAVVHGFPGDYVLKDGDLISVDCGFYKDGYHGDHAYTFAIGEVSAEVLQLMKVTKEALRLGIVQARENNRVGDISNAIERYTAKEHGYGVVRELVGHGVGKELHEDPQVPNYGRRGFGKRLKAGMVLAIEPMINLGSREINSLDDGWTIITADGKPSVHYEHTTLVGKKEGENLSDFGPIEDAERANSELNTGHLV; encoded by the coding sequence ATGATTCACATAAGGACTAAAGAAGAAATCGAAATAATTAGAAGAAATGCCTTAATGGTAACTGCCACCTTAACTGAGGTGGCAGCTTTTTTGCGCCCAGGTATTACTACTAGATCTATAGATGAGATGGCCGAAACCTTTATTCGAGATAATGGAGGTATACCTTCTTTTAAAGGTTATGGACCAGAGTATTCGCCATTCCCGTCGTCTCTATGCATTTCTGTTAATGAAGCTGTTGTGCATGGTTTCCCAGGCGACTATGTGCTAAAGGATGGTGATCTAATATCCGTTGATTGCGGGTTTTATAAAGATGGCTATCATGGAGATCATGCTTATACATTTGCGATAGGTGAGGTTAGTGCGGAGGTACTTCAGTTGATGAAAGTAACCAAAGAGGCGTTGAGGCTAGGAATAGTACAAGCAAGAGAAAACAATAGAGTAGGAGATATTTCTAATGCTATTGAGCGATATACGGCAAAAGAGCACGGCTATGGCGTAGTAAGGGAGCTTGTAGGGCATGGAGTAGGTAAAGAACTACACGAAGATCCTCAAGTGCCAAACTATGGTAGAAGAGGATTTGGTAAGCGTTTGAAAGCAGGTATGGTGCTAGCGATTGAACCTATGATCAATCTTGGTTCAAGAGAGATAAATAGCTTAGATGATGGATGGACCATTATTACTGCAGACGGTAAACCATCGGTTCATTATGAGCATACTACACTTGTCGGTAAAAAAGAAGGAGAAAATCTCTCTGATTTTGGACCGATAGAAGATGCAGAAAGAGCTAATAGTGAACTAAATACAGGACATTTAGTCTGA
- the rpsS gene encoding 30S ribosomal protein S19, with product MARSIKKGPYVEAKLEGKVLAVNEGNAKKGVIKTWSRRSTITPDFVGHTFAVHNGNKFIPVYVTEYMVGHKLGEFAPTRNFRGHSGSK from the coding sequence ATGGCTCGTTCAATAAAAAAAGGTCCTTACGTAGAAGCAAAATTGGAAGGCAAAGTCCTTGCAGTTAACGAAGGCAATGCAAAGAAAGGCGTAATCAAAACTTGGAGCCGCCGCTCTACAATTACACCTGATTTTGTAGGTCATACATTCGCAGTGCATAACGGTAACAAATTCATACCTGTATATGTAACGGAGTATATGGTAGGTCATAAGTTAGGTGAGTTTGCACCTACTCGTAACTTTAGAGGACACTCTGGTAGTAAATAA
- the rpsH gene encoding 30S ribosomal protein S8 encodes MVTDPIADYLTRVRNAQMARHRIVEIPASKVKKRMTEILYDKGYILKYKFEDDNKQGVIKIALKYDAQTKEPAIKSLERVSRPGLRQYAKPSEIKRVINGLGIAIVSTSKGVMTDKEAKAQNVGGEVLCNIY; translated from the coding sequence ATGGTAACAGATCCAATAGCAGACTATCTTACTAGAGTACGTAACGCGCAAATGGCACGTCATCGTATCGTAGAAATACCAGCTTCAAAGGTTAAGAAGCGCATGACTGAAATTTTGTATGACAAAGGTTATATCCTTAAGTACAAATTTGAAGACGATAATAAGCAAGGTGTTATTAAGATAGCGCTTAAATATGATGCACAAACTAAAGAACCAGCAATAAAATCTTTAGAGCGTGTTAGCCGTCCTGGTCTTCGTCAATACGCTAAGCCAAGTGAGATCAAAAGAGTGATTAATGGTTTAGGTATTGCTATAGTGTCTACATCTAAAGGTGTAATGACAGATAAAGAAGCTAAGGCGCAGAATGTGGGTGGTGAAGTATTGTGTAACATCTATTAA
- the rplN gene encoding 50S ribosomal protein L14 yields MIQQESRLSVADNSGAKEVLCIRVLGNSGQNYAAIGDKIVVTVKNALPGGGMKKGTVSKAVIVRTKNKLRRKDGSYINFDDNAVVLLNNSDEPRGTRIFGPVARELRDKGYMKIVSLAPEVL; encoded by the coding sequence ATGATACAACAAGAATCAAGGCTTAGTGTAGCCGACAACAGTGGAGCTAAGGAAGTACTATGCATCCGTGTGTTAGGTAACTCTGGACAAAACTATGCAGCTATTGGAGATAAAATAGTTGTTACTGTAAAAAATGCATTACCTGGTGGCGGTATGAAAAAAGGTACTGTTTCTAAAGCAGTTATCGTTCGCACTAAGAACAAGTTACGTCGTAAGGATGGTTCATACATCAACTTTGATGATAATGCAGTAGTTCTTCTTAACAACTCAGATGAGCCAAGAGGTACTCGTATATTCGGACCAGTAGCGCGTGAACTACGTGATAAAGGCTACATGAAAATAGTTTCATTAGCACCAGAAGTATTGTAA
- the rplB gene encoding 50S ribosomal protein L2 produces MALRKYKPVTPGARWRIGNAYAEVTTNEPEKSLLEPLTSTGGRNSSGRRAMRYIGGGNKKMYRIIDFKRDKNNVPGTVKSIEYDPNRSAFIALVIYADGEKRYIIAPQGLEVGAVVVSGENVAPEVGNALQLQNMPLGTVVHNIELQPGRGAVIARSAGTYAQLSAKEGKYCILKMPSGELRRILGVCMATVGTVSNSDHQLQSMGKAGRVRWKGRRPRTRGVAMNPVDHPMGGGEGRASGGHPRSRTGKYAKGEKTRKQKSSDRLIIQRKNGKKL; encoded by the coding sequence ATGGCATTACGTAAATATAAACCGGTTACACCCGGAGCACGTTGGAGAATAGGTAACGCATATGCTGAAGTTACCACAAACGAGCCTGAAAAGAGCTTATTAGAACCACTTACAAGTACTGGTGGTCGTAACTCTAGCGGTCGTCGTGCAATGCGCTACATTGGTGGCGGTAACAAAAAGATGTATCGTATCATCGACTTTAAGCGTGACAAGAACAATGTTCCTGGTACAGTGAAGTCTATCGAGTACGATCCAAACCGCTCTGCATTTATCGCATTGGTAATATACGCAGATGGTGAAAAACGTTACATCATTGCTCCTCAAGGTCTTGAAGTAGGTGCAGTAGTAGTAAGTGGTGAGAATGTTGCTCCAGAGGTAGGTAATGCATTACAACTTCAAAACATGCCTTTGGGTACTGTAGTTCACAACATCGAATTACAACCTGGTCGTGGCGCGGTTATAGCTCGTTCTGCTGGTACTTATGCTCAGCTTAGTGCTAAAGAAGGTAAGTATTGCATCTTAAAGATGCCTTCTGGTGAGTTGCGTAGAATATTAGGCGTATGTATGGCGACAGTTGGTACTGTTTCTAACAGTGACCACCAACTACAGTCAATGGGTAAAGCTGGTCGTGTACGTTGGAAAGGTCGTCGTCCTCGCACAAGAGGTGTTGCGATGAACCCTGTAGATCACCCAATGGGTGGTGGTGAAGGTAGAGCTTCAGGTGGACACCCACGTAGCCGTACCGGTAAATATGCTAAAGGAGAGAAAACTCGTAAACAAAAAAGCTCTGATAGACTAATCATTCAGCGCAAAAACGGTAAGAAACTATAA
- the rplE gene encoding 50S ribosomal protein L5, with product METTVYKPRLQKQYNDEVVPALMKKFGYKTVMQCPRLVKICLNQGVKGSVADKKLIDDAVKEMTMISGQKAVPTLSKKDISNFKLRKHMPIGCRVTLRSTKMYEFLDRFIAVTLPRVRDFKGINDKSFDGRGNYTMGVTEQIIYPEIDIDKVNRISGMDITFVTTANTNEEAYELLKELGMPFKNIKIENNN from the coding sequence ATGGAAACTACAGTATACAAGCCTCGCTTACAGAAGCAATATAACGACGAAGTTGTACCAGCTTTGATGAAAAAGTTTGGCTACAAAACAGTTATGCAGTGCCCTCGTTTGGTTAAGATATGTCTTAACCAAGGTGTTAAAGGTTCAGTAGCAGATAAGAAATTGATCGATGATGCTGTGAAGGAGATGACAATGATCTCTGGTCAAAAAGCTGTGCCAACACTTTCTAAGAAGGATATCTCAAACTTTAAACTACGTAAACACATGCCTATCGGTTGTCGTGTTACACTACGTAGTACTAAAATGTATGAGTTCTTAGATCGTTTTATCGCTGTAACACTACCACGTGTACGTGACTTTAAAGGTATCAATGATAAATCTTTTGACGGTCGTGGTAACTACACTATGGGTGTTACTGAACAGATCATCTATCCGGAGATCGATATTGATAAGGTAAACCGTATCAGCGGTATGGACATCACTTTTGTGACTACAGCTAATACAAATGAAGAAGCATACGAATTACTTAAAGAATTAGGTATGCCATTCAAGAACATAAAAATCGAAAATAATAACTAA